Below is a window of Candidatus Terasakiella magnetica DNA.
GCAAAATGGGCGGTGTTTCAGGCTGGCCGGTTTCTGGCAGGTGGGGCATTTCTGCCCTTTTGAAAGGGGGATGGATTCAATCTTTTTATCGGTGCTCATGATTTTCTTTAATCTTGGATTTCATATTCTAAAGGGGGCAGGCTGTTTTTAACGTTGGCTTGGAGTGTATAGCCCAATCTGTTTTTAAGCCACTGGCGCGCAGCAAGGGTACTCGTTTGTGTCCATAGGTCATAGAGCTTTGGGCCGAGGTTAAGGCGTTTTTGTGTGCAGCCTTGGGCCAATGTGCGAATCATTATATAAAAAAACGTCTCAGGGCTGGCTGTAATATCATCCAGACTTTCCCCAAGTCTTTGGCGCGAAACCTCTAAAAGGCCCAGCTTGGTAAACCCATGCACGGTTGTGCGTTCCTCTTTGAGGATTTCCATGCAAGCAGTGCGTAATTTCGTTCGATGGCCCTTGTTTTTAAGGGTGATGAAATCCACAAAAAACTGGCCTGAAAGATTGCGCAATTGAATTTGCTGGGCAAGCT
It encodes the following:
- a CDS encoding DNA gyrase inhibitor YacG, producing the protein MSTDKKIESIPLSKGQKCPTCQKPASLKHRPFCSKRCADLDLGQWLNEGYKIASEEESDMDEYDPG